CGTGGCCCACTTCGCCGGCGGCAGCAACTGGGTGATGTCGAACTTCGCCCTTCAGGGCGAGGTGCCGGACCGGCTGCGCGGGCGGGTCTTCGCCACCGACATGATGCTGGCGACGCTGGCGATCTCGGTCAGCCAGCTCGCCGTGGCCGCGGTGGTCGACGTCGTGGACGAGCGGGTGGTGCTGGCCGGCTGCGGCCTGGTCACCCTGGTGTACGCGGTGGGCTGGCGGATCGCCACCCGCAAGCTCTCCCTCTCCGACCCGGCCCGCGAGCCGGCCCCGGGCGAGTCCGCCGGCGCGGCCCGCTAGCGGGGGCGTGCGGGCGGGTCCGTCGGCGCGGTCCCAGCGTGCGGGCGGAAGACCGGATCGTCGGTCCCGCGCCCTAGCATGAGCCCGTGCCGACGAACTTCGCCACCGGGCCGGTCCGGGTCCGGGTTCCCGCCACCAGCGCCAACCTGGGGCCGGGCTTCGACGCGCTGGGGCTCGCCCTCGGGCTCTACGACGACGTGGCCGCCGAGGTGGCGCCCGAGGGCGTCCGGGTGACGGTGACCGGGCAGGGCGCCGGGGAGTTGCCCGACGACGATCGGCACCTGGTGGTGCGGGCGATGACGGCCACGTTCGCGCGCCTCGGCGTCGACCCGCCGGGGCTCGACGTGGAGTGCGTCAACCGGATCCCGCAGGCGCGCGGGCTGGGTTCCTCCTCCGCCGCCATCGTCGCGGGCGTGCTGCTGGCCCGGGCGTTGGTGAGCGACGGTGAGCGGCGCCTGGACGATGCCGGCGTGCTCGGGCTCGCCGCCGAGTTGGAGGGCCACCCCGACAACGTGGCGCCCTGCCTTCTCGGTGGCTTCACCGTCGCGTGGACCGAGCCGACGGGCGCGCGGGCGATCTCCCGGCCGGTCGCGGAGGGCGTCCACCCGACGGTCTTCGTGCCAGGTGAGCGG
This genomic stretch from Micromonospora krabiensis harbors:
- the thrB gene encoding homoserine kinase, translated to MPTNFATGPVRVRVPATSANLGPGFDALGLALGLYDDVAAEVAPEGVRVTVTGQGAGELPDDDRHLVVRAMTATFARLGVDPPGLDVECVNRIPQARGLGSSSAAIVAGVLLARALVSDGERRLDDAGVLGLAAELEGHPDNVAPCLLGGFTVAWTEPTGARAISRPVAEGVHPTVFVPGERGLTAAARAALPATVPHGDAALAAGRAALLVHALTSDPALLLPATVDRLHQDYRAPGMPATAALVSALRAADVAAVVSGAGPTVLALTDPPVGFDAGTDWQVWRLPIDVSGARVARGRLGHAERDPVAAGRKS